The region AAAAACAGGGACAGTGGGAAAAATACGACGAAAACAATATCCTTGTTTACAAAGGACAATTTAAAGACGATCAACCTGTGGGCGAATTTACATATTATTATCCCAACGGAAATATAAAAACAACCCTTTTACACAAAGATAATAACATTGCCGAAGCAAAAAACTACTTCGACAGCGGAATACTAATGGCAACCGGCGAATATAAAGACCAAAAAAAGCACGGCAAATGGGAGTACTATAATAAGTCCGGAAGTCTTATTAATGTTGACATTTTTGATAACGGTAAAAGGCAAGGTATTTGCAAACAATATTATCCTACCACAAGCACTATATTGGAAGAATGCAATTACACCAACGACCAAAAAGACGGCTTACTTAAACAATATTTTACAGACGGAAGTATAAAAACCGAAATTAATTTTAAAAACGGTATGTTTCATGGCAAAGCCGTATTTTATTACCCCAACAAGCAAATTATGATGGAAGGCGAATATTGTAACGACCTTAAAATCGGTAAATGGACAAATTATAACACCGACGGCAAAGTTCAGAGTTACATTATTTACGAAAACGGCAATGCTGTTGAAGAAAAATACTTCGACAAAGAGAAAGAAATAGAAATGAAAGGAAATCCTAAAGCTATTGATTATAAGGAGTGGTGAGTGGTGGGTGGTGAGTGGTGAGTGGTGAGTGGTGAGTGGTGGTAATTTTTAATTAGCAATGAGCAATTAATAATTAACTATACTTAGCCAATAGCTAACGGCTAACGGCTAACGGCTAACGGCTAACAGCCAACAGCTAATTGCTAATTGCCCCTTTAAGTTCTTCCAAACCATTAATAATCCTGAAACCCGAAGCATGTAATCTTTCGTAACTTTGATGTCCCTTAGAGAATAATATTGCATCTAAATTTAACGACTTGGCAATTTCGGCGTCGTGGAGTGTGTCGCCTATAAAAATTATATTGCTGCCCTCGCCTACTCTTTTTATAAAGTTTTCGACTATCTGCTGCTTGCTGTTTGCGTAATGGTCTTGTATTCCTAAAACTTCATCAAAATACTCGCTTATTCCGTAATCTTTAACCATTGCATTTAATGCTTGATTTTGCATAGCCGAAATTATTACTTGCCTATGATTATTATTTTTGAAAAACTCCAAAACTTCTACTACATGCTTGTGAAGCTCGCAACTATACGCTTCTTTATAATAACTCTCGATAAATTCATCGGCGACAGCAGCCCAGTCTTCCTTTTCAAAATCAAATCCGGCTATTTCGTAGTAATCTTTTACCGGAAATGTAAATATTCTGCGATATTCGTCAATCGTTAGCAAAGGCAAATTACGCTTTTGCAGCATTTTATTAATACACATTATACTTATTTCAATATCGTCGAGTAAAGTGCCGTTCCAGTCCCAAATTATTGTTGTATTTTGCATAATAAATGTTCTTCAATCCGTACAAAATTAAAAATTAGTAGTTATTTCTGTTGAAATAAGCATAAAACTTTCGCAAATGTTTTAATCAAATCGATAATAAAAATTGAAAAGTTTGTAATTATATTTTTCAATTATCAGTAACAAACTTTATCTTTGCAAAAAAAAGAGAAGACATGATACAACGAATTCAAACCTTATACTTAACATTAGCAACAATACTGCTATTGCTCATGTTTGCTTTTCCTATAGCCAATTTTTATTCCGAATTTGGCATTTGGGAATTTAATATGTTTGGTGTTAGCAGTAAGCTTCCGGGCGAAGAAGCAGTTTTTTCAAACCAAATTATTTTTACAATATTACCGATTTTAACAATAATAATTTTGGCGATATTATTATTAACCATTTTTAATTACAAAAAACGTATGTTGCAGATACGACTGATAAATCTGTCGGTGTTTTTAACATTAGTAATGTTGTGCGGAATATTTTTCTTATACGTTCCACTAATCGAAAAACAAACCTCTGCAACAGTCGATTATATGTCGTCGCCATCAATATTTTTCCCGATAATTGCAGTTGTTTTTATGCTTTTGGCATCAAGAAACATCAAAAAAGATGAAAAATTGGTGCGTTCTACCAATCGTTTAAGATAAAATCTGAATAATGAAAAGAATATTTTTTACATCGGTGCTACTGCTGTCTTTGCTTGTTTTTTGCGGACTCTCAAAAGCACAAGACATACCCAACCATAGCTTTGAATATTGGGAAGGCAACGAGCCCACTGATTGGGGCACATCGAACTACAGCCTTATGGGTTTTACGTGGGATGTTGTTAAGCAAGAGACCAACGATGCACAAGATGGAAATTCGTCGGCAAAGCTAACCGTTGTTAAGAAAACTATACCTTTCGTTGGCTCGTACAGCATACCCGGAGCAATTACTTTAGGCGAATTTTTTATAGATTTATTAGGACAACAAGTTAGTATTTCGGGTGGTGTTCCTTTTACAGGTATGCCAACAAAACTTACCGGATATCTTAAATATGAACCCGTTAATAACGATACTTGCTATATAGGTTGGGGCTTGAGTAAATTTAACGGAGTAAGCACCGACACTATCGCACTTGCTGCTATTGACACATTCGGATTGATAAATGAATGGACTTACTTTGAAGTTCCGGCTGATTACCAACAGCAAATAAATCCAGACACTATGAATATTATTATTTCGTGCTCAAATCCAATTGACGGCTTAGACCACACAGGAACCAAACTTTTGATTGATAATTTGGTATTTGAATACGGAGGCATTGGTATTGAAGGTGTTACTTTTAAAAACAATATTCAGATATATGCCCTACGCGATTCGAAACATCTGAAAATTGTGCCCGAGTTCAACAAGCTTACTAATACGAGAATAGACTTATATAATACCGGTGGACAAGTGCTTAAATCGTGGAATAAAGACCTTTTCTCAGAACCTATTGTGTTAGACTTGTCTGAATTTAAAACAGGAATCTACATTATTACATTTACAAACAACAAAGGCGTTTTTGAGAGCAGAAAGGTGATTGTGCATTAATGTTGAATTGATTGTGGCTTAATTAAAATAAGCATTAGCATTCAGAAATTACCGTTTCACAATATTGTTATATAAAAAATTATCCTGTGTAAATCACTATTACACAGGATAACAAGAATTATAAAATTAGTTTTTTATATGTTTTAGTCAGCAATTATAGCACTGACATCGTACTTATTTAACAATGCTCAAAGCTATTAAAAATATATAGAAGCACCATTTATTGTTCCTTGCATAAGACTAGGTGTACCATCTTCTTTGATTTTAACGTTTATACTAATATCATAGCTATAGCCTTCGCATTGGAATGTGCCTACAATTTTTACATAAGAAGTTGTTGGATCAAAAGTTACACAACCTGGCAATAAATCTAAATTCATAACAATGTTAATAGCAGGGTCGGCATCAATATAACATACTCTTCCATTAGACAATACAACCTTGTAGTGATTAATTGTTTCGGCTACATTTAATCTAATAATTCCACCTAAACAATTAAAAACATTATTATCATCATAATGGTATATACCTGTTCCTTCTACTTCAATCGAAATATATCCGTCTTCTCCATCAGTCTTTACAAAGGAGAAATTATAACTTATATTTGTATCGAAAGGAGCGATACTTTTTGTGTTTTTGGCATCTGCTACACCAATATTATAGCCATCCATAGCAGCACCGAATATAGCGGCTACTATCTCTCTTTTCTCTTGTTTATCCAAGTTTTCTTCTTTTTCTTTTTCCTTTTTACATGATAAAAATGTAGAAAATAGGGCAAGAACAATAATGGAAATTAAAATGTTTCTTTTCATGTCGTTTTTGTCAGAGTTTAAAGTGCTGACACCGCACCTTTATTATTTTGTGAATAAATTAAGTTAAATTATGATAAATTTATTGAAATACGTTGCAAAATTTGTACCATTTTAACGATATAACATTTTAAATTTTCAATATCTTATAATTTTCTTTTTATTATTGCTTCACAACTTTACAGTATCCTATAATATTATTGCCCGAAAAAACTTGAACATTATAAACTCCGTTTTGCAAGTGGCTTATATTTATTATTACCTTGCCATTTGAATTTTGAGATAGGACTTCTTTTCCTGACATGTCGTATAGTTTCACATTTATTTCTCCTTCTGCATCTACAACAAAGCTATTATTTGTTGGGTTTGGGTAAATTGAAACATTTGGCAACTCTATACGCTCTTTTTCGAGCTTTTTATAATACTTGTAAGTAGATGTAACCCTAAAACAATTATGAAATATCAACTCACTTTTCATGTTGTTGTAAAACATTTTTAAATGACCATCTGATAATTGCCAACTTTCATTTTCCCACATATTGTGCTCAGTCAGTGTACAATTATTGTTTTCGTCGTAGGTATTATTAATATTATTAATATTTACCCATGCACCTTGCCATGTTTGAAATATTTCTGTTAGTTTGTTATTATTTACATCGTAGGTATTGGTTAGTTTATTTTTATTTACCCAGGCATTATTTCGCCATAACTGTTGTAATTCCGTCAGCATGTTATTGTTTGCATCGAAAGAATAAGCATATTTAGTAATGTTTAACCAACCGTTACGTTGCCAATCTTGATGCAATTCTGTTAGCGTATTATTATTTGAATCGTAAGTATATGTGTATTTGTGAATGTTCTTCCAATATTTATCCCAATTTAAATCTTGCCATATTTGCCATAGTTCCGTTAGCACGTTATTGTTTGTGTCGTAGGTGTACGAAACATAATACTTATTTGTCATTACATCATTTTGCCATTCTCGCCAAAATTCCGTAAGCAAGTTATTGTTTTCATCGAAAGTATATGTAATTTGGCTGTGATACGCCCAAGCATTATCTTTCCACGTTTGCAGCTGTTTAGTAAGCAAATTACTGTCTGGATAGCTAATATAATTATATTTCTCACAATTTAACCATTCATTATTTCTCCAATTTTGATACAGGATGGTTGTCAATTTGCCAAAGGCATCGTAAGTATAAGTTAATAGTTCGATATTTGCCCAAGCAGCATTTTCCCATCTTTGCCATAAGTTAGTT is a window of Lentimicrobiaceae bacterium DNA encoding:
- a CDS encoding HAD family hydrolase, which codes for MQNTTIIWDWNGTLLDDIEISIMCINKMLQKRNLPLLTIDEYRRIFTFPVKDYYEIAGFDFEKEDWAAVADEFIESYYKEAYSCELHKHVVEVLEFFKNNNHRQVIISAMQNQALNAMVKDYGISEYFDEVLGIQDHYANSKQQIVENFIKRVGEGSNIIFIGDTLHDAEIAKSLNLDAILFSKGHQSYERLHASGFRIINGLEELKGAISN
- a CDS encoding T9SS type A sorting domain-containing protein, with translation MKNTRIIKTKITRITSVMLFLVCSLYGLSVVAQNNSEFNKPKKQIRNIERPQSFDDKLPVVNMPKSYIDWWEPDTIYIYANTYAPQYILFREVNTYNQYGYMLTNLCQTLENNEWRNIHKYTYTYNENNKILTNLWQRWENAAWANIELLTYTYDAFGKLTTILYQNWRNNEWLNCEKYNYISYPDSNLLTKQLQTWKDNAWAYHSQITYTFDENNNLLTEFWREWQNDVMTNKYYVSYTYDTNNNVLTELWQIWQDLNWDKYWKNIHKYTYTYDSNNNTLTELHQDWQRNGWLNITKYAYSFDANNNMLTELQQLWRNNAWVNKNKLTNTYDVNNNKLTEIFQTWQGAWVNINNINNTYDENNNCTLTEHNMWENESWQLSDGHLKMFYNNMKSELIFHNCFRVTSTYKYYKKLEKERIELPNVSIYPNPTNNSFVVDAEGEINVKLYDMSGKEVLSQNSNGKVIINISHLQNGVYNVQVFSGNNIIGYCKVVKQ
- a CDS encoding DUF4293 family protein, giving the protein MIQRIQTLYLTLATILLLLMFAFPIANFYSEFGIWEFNMFGVSSKLPGEEAVFSNQIIFTILPILTIIILAILLLTIFNYKKRMLQIRLINLSVFLTLVMLCGIFFLYVPLIEKQTSATVDYMSSPSIFFPIIAVVFMLLASRNIKKDEKLVRSTNRLR
- a CDS encoding PCMD domain-containing protein, with protein sequence MKRIFFTSVLLLSLLVFCGLSKAQDIPNHSFEYWEGNEPTDWGTSNYSLMGFTWDVVKQETNDAQDGNSSAKLTVVKKTIPFVGSYSIPGAITLGEFFIDLLGQQVSISGGVPFTGMPTKLTGYLKYEPVNNDTCYIGWGLSKFNGVSTDTIALAAIDTFGLINEWTYFEVPADYQQQINPDTMNIIISCSNPIDGLDHTGTKLLIDNLVFEYGGIGIEGVTFKNNIQIYALRDSKHLKIVPEFNKLTNTRIDLYNTGGQVLKSWNKDLFSEPIVLDLSEFKTGIYIITFTNNKGVFESRKVIVH
- a CDS encoding toxin-antitoxin system YwqK family antitoxin, with the translated sequence MKKINLLLTAFLSIAACNIAFSQNIIDSNGKKQGQWEKYDENNILVYKGQFKDDQPVGEFTYYYPNGNIKTTLLHKDNNIAEAKNYFDSGILMATGEYKDQKKHGKWEYYNKSGSLINVDIFDNGKRQGICKQYYPTTSTILEECNYTNDQKDGLLKQYFTDGSIKTEINFKNGMFHGKAVFYYPNKQIMMEGEYCNDLKIGKWTNYNTDGKVQSYIIYENGNAVEEKYFDKEKEIEMKGNPKAIDYKEW